Proteins from a single region of Rubeoparvulum massiliense:
- a CDS encoding ATP-binding cassette domain-containing protein: MAGDFLNLPYPALQYPEHHLFAYTVLNAVMFGPLTFGTPQGEAEAKAPHALQLVGLQAPRLYQRSPYELSGGQMRRVAIAGILAMEPAVLILDEPTAGLDPAGSREILELIHTMHQQRRMTTILVTHSMEDVVRYANQIVVMSQGGVVLEGTPTDIFTHADEAEALGLELPEILQFIQRINACGKVTLPTNLFRVEDLVVQIRKHWEHGG, encoded by the coding sequence GTGGCGGGGGATTTTCTGAATTTACCCTACCCTGCTCTTCAGTATCCAGAGCATCATTTGTTTGCATATACGGTGCTCAATGCCGTCATGTTCGGTCCTCTCACCTTTGGAACCCCACAGGGAGAGGCCGAAGCCAAGGCTCCCCATGCTTTGCAGTTGGTGGGTTTGCAAGCCCCCCGCCTATATCAACGTTCTCCCTATGAGCTGAGTGGCGGGCAGATGCGGCGTGTGGCTATTGCAGGTATTCTTGCCATGGAGCCAGCGGTACTGATCCTTGATGAGCCTACGGCAGGTTTAGATCCTGCTGGTAGTCGGGAGATTCTCGAACTGATCCATACCATGCACCAGCAGCGAAGGATGACTACCATTCTCGTTACCCATAGTATGGAGGATGTAGTCCGCTATGCGAATCAGATTGTTGTAATGTCACAGGGTGGAGTGGTGCTGGAAGGTACACCTACAGATATCTTCACCCATGCTGACGAAGCAGAAGCTTTAGGATTAGAGTTACCAGAAATTTTACAGTTTATCCAGCGTATCAATGCCTGTGGAAAAGTTACACTTCCTACCAACCTCTTTCGGGTAGAGGATCTGGTTGTCCAAATACGGAAGCATTGGGAACATGGGGGATGA
- the rpsI gene encoding 30S ribosomal protein S9, which yields MAQVQYIGTGRRKSSIARVRLVPGDGQILINKRSIDEYFGLETLKTIVKQPLVATETIGRYDVYVNVNGGGYTGQAGAIRHGIARALLQVDPELRAPLKRAGFLTRDPRMKERKKYGLKAARRAPQFSKR from the coding sequence GTGGCACAAGTACAATATATTGGAACAGGTCGTCGCAAGAGCTCCATTGCTCGTGTACGTCTCGTACCAGGTGATGGCCAGATTCTGATTAATAAACGAAGCATCGATGAATATTTCGGCTTAGAAACATTAAAAACCATCGTTAAACAACCTTTAGTTGCAACAGAAACCATCGGTCGTTACGATGTATATGTTAACGTAAATGGTGGTGGCTATACAGGCCAAGCAGGCGCTATTCGCCACGGGATCGCTCGTGCATTATTACAAGTAGATCCTGAACTACGCGCACCATTAAAACGTGCTGGTTTCCTAACCCGTGACCCACGGATGAAGGAACGTAAAAAATACGGTCTTAAAGCAGCTCGTCGTGCACCACAGTTCTCAAAACGTTAA
- the infA gene encoding translation initiation factor IF-1 has translation MAKEEAIEVEGTVIEPLPNAMFKVELENGHVVLAHVSGKIRMHFIRILPGDKVTVELSPYDLTRGRITYRYK, from the coding sequence ATGGCTAAAGAAGAAGCAATTGAAGTCGAAGGAACAGTGATTGAACCACTTCCTAACGCCATGTTTAAGGTGGAGTTGGAAAACGGGCATGTTGTTCTTGCTCACGTCTCCGGAAAAATACGGATGCATTTCATTCGTATTCTACCTGGCGACAAAGTAACCGTTGAGCTTTCTCCTTATGATTTGACAAGAGGTCGTATTACCTATCGCTATAAATAG
- the truA gene encoding tRNA pseudouridine(38-40) synthase TruA, translated as MRRIRLDLSYEGTHFHGFQQQEGNLRTVQEVLQESLTSLLQHPVTITGAGRTDAGVHALQQVVHFETSSTIPADRLPFALQRLLPDDLIVWRGMDVPPSFHARFTPHCKRYRYTIMRGSFPHLIWRHYALLARQPLQVEAMRVAASSLVGSHDFTTFCSARAQVEDKVRTIHSIQITEEGPLLHFDITGNGFLYNMVRIIVGTLLEVGQGKRSSEEMAKILAAQDRQLAGETAPPQGLVLYSITYENERKTTGPRDFSIDSLP; from the coding sequence ATGCGGAGAATTCGTCTCGATCTCAGCTATGAGGGTACCCATTTTCATGGGTTTCAGCAGCAGGAAGGCAATTTACGAACGGTACAAGAAGTACTTCAGGAAAGCTTAACAAGCCTCTTACAGCATCCTGTGACGATTACCGGAGCAGGACGAACCGATGCTGGCGTCCATGCTCTCCAGCAGGTGGTGCATTTTGAGACATCATCAACGATTCCTGCCGATCGTCTACCCTTCGCGCTGCAGAGATTGCTTCCAGATGATCTCATCGTCTGGAGGGGTATGGATGTACCCCCGTCATTTCATGCACGCTTTACACCGCATTGTAAGAGGTATCGCTATACAATTATGCGCGGAAGCTTCCCTCATCTCATCTGGCGTCATTATGCCTTACTTGCGCGCCAACCACTTCAGGTAGAAGCCATGAGGGTGGCTGCCAGCTCGCTAGTAGGTAGCCATGACTTTACGACCTTCTGCTCTGCCCGAGCACAGGTGGAGGATAAAGTACGCACCATCCATTCCATTCAGATTACAGAGGAGGGGCCTTTACTCCATTTCGATATCACTGGCAACGGCTTTCTCTATAATATGGTTCGGATTATCGTGGGTACTCTCCTCGAGGTAGGACAAGGGAAGCGTTCCTCAGAGGAGATGGCAAAAATCCTTGCGGCACAGGATCGTCAGCTTGCTGGTGAAACTGCACCACCCCAAGGATTGGTACTTTACTCCATCACCTATGAAAACGAAAGAAAAACAACGGGACCTCGTGATTTTTCTATTGACTCGCTCCCGTGA
- a CDS encoding ABC transporter permease, which produces MKTFSRTVRFELIKITSSRVWWVICALVVVVQPFLAYIVAKGYAQMGLDATPETHPGLAEALPPLDYIGLESVLFGLLPMVVFGGIIGASEFKHHELRTTLLCQSSRIQVFGAKVIALLVCTTLLSLITIWATISITHVGLGEEGLHPLYLSTIAWQYIFFATLNWILLTILSFGIGMLFRNALVPLVFLVPQVYNLGNYLAQRWEWAEYLPVAAGNLLFATPTDPFEHDPFKGGMILLIWVMVALGTSYFTFVRSDVGGKY; this is translated from the coding sequence ATGAAAACTTTCTCTAGAACCGTGCGATTTGAATTAATTAAGATTACTTCAAGTAGAGTGTGGTGGGTCATTTGTGCGTTAGTTGTTGTTGTTCAACCTTTTCTAGCATATATCGTAGCCAAAGGTTATGCTCAGATGGGGTTAGACGCGACTCCAGAAACGCATCCGGGATTAGCTGAAGCGTTACCACCTCTCGATTATATTGGATTGGAATCTGTATTATTTGGGTTATTACCGATGGTTGTCTTTGGAGGAATCATCGGGGCGAGTGAATTTAAGCATCATGAATTACGTACGACATTACTCTGTCAAAGTAGTCGTATCCAGGTTTTTGGTGCGAAAGTAATCGCGCTATTGGTATGTACGACGCTCCTATCATTGATAACCATTTGGGCTACGATTTCGATTACGCATGTTGGCTTGGGAGAAGAGGGATTACATCCATTATATCTCAGTACGATAGCCTGGCAGTATATTTTCTTTGCAACGCTCAATTGGATTTTATTAACAATCCTTTCTTTTGGTATCGGCATGCTCTTTAGAAATGCGCTCGTACCTTTAGTTTTTTTGGTTCCACAAGTTTACAATCTCGGAAACTATTTAGCACAAAGATGGGAATGGGCGGAGTATCTCCCAGTGGCAGCGGGTAATCTTCTCTTTGCCACACCAACAGACCCGTTTGAACATGACCCATTCAAGGGCGGAATGATCCTGCTGATCTGGGTGATGGTAGCTTTAGGAACATCTTATTTCACTTTTGTTCGTAGTGATGTAGGGGGGAAATATTAA
- the rpmJ gene encoding 50S ribosomal protein L36, translated as MKVRPSVKPICEKCKIIRRKGKVMIICENPKHKQKQG; from the coding sequence ATGAAGGTAAGACCATCTGTAAAGCCCATTTGTGAAAAATGTAAAATCATTCGTCGCAAAGGGAAAGTGATGATTATCTGTGAAAATCCAAAACACAAACAAAAACAAGGCTAA
- a CDS encoding adenylate kinase has protein sequence MNVILMGLPGAGKGTQAERIVEQFHIPHISTGDMFRQAIRESTPLGLKAKSFMDQGLLVPDEVVVGIVHERLGNADCSNGFLLDGFPRTVAQAEALDQTMQELGRSLDHVISIDVAKEKLIARLSGRRICKQCGATYHTEFNPPATEGVCDKCGGALYQRDDDNEDTVATRLDVNVKQQEPLLAYYGQQGLLREVNGDQEIEQVFHDIANYLQQSR, from the coding sequence ATGAACGTCATCTTGATGGGACTTCCAGGTGCCGGTAAAGGGACACAAGCGGAACGAATTGTTGAACAATTCCACATTCCCCATATCTCAACTGGCGATATGTTTCGGCAAGCCATTCGTGAAAGCACTCCGCTAGGTTTAAAAGCCAAATCCTTTATGGACCAAGGCTTACTAGTACCTGATGAAGTTGTTGTAGGTATTGTGCATGAACGTTTAGGCAATGCTGATTGTAGCAATGGCTTCTTGTTGGACGGCTTTCCTCGGACGGTAGCCCAAGCGGAAGCTCTCGATCAAACCATGCAAGAACTTGGACGTTCCCTTGACCATGTAATCTCTATTGACGTAGCCAAGGAGAAACTGATTGCTCGTTTATCTGGTCGTCGAATCTGCAAGCAATGCGGTGCAACCTATCACACTGAATTTAATCCACCAGCTACAGAAGGTGTATGCGATAAGTGTGGTGGCGCATTGTATCAACGGGACGACGACAATGAAGATACAGTAGCAACAAGGTTGGATGTCAATGTGAAGCAGCAAGAACCTCTACTTGCATATTATGGACAACAGGGTTTACTTCGTGAAGTGAATGGTGATCAGGAGATCGAGCAAGTATTTCATGATATTGCGAACTACCTGCAACAATCCAGGTAA
- a CDS encoding ABC transporter permease, translating to MYAVLRSEKTKFFSFGWCMLGIIGANLVPVLFLLTSSTPITGGEEGMLSLILQSLYLGQLGVIVASASYFGQEYSQSVLRTTLLTQPYRVKLLFTKFVNITVIIVLTGIVSSLLGLIVLFLQHDLEWTNSFGLRLLESVSLAMLSWILLAWITSALSIITKSLITPIAIMLPLILGLSQMLLQVFQLAKYLPTLAVMNIYTVASVGIYLDEWLGLGVQLLWAVVLVGIAGWLFAWRGVR from the coding sequence ATGTACGCTGTCCTCCGTAGTGAGAAAACGAAATTCTTTTCCTTTGGCTGGTGCATGTTAGGGATCATTGGAGCGAATCTCGTTCCCGTACTTTTCTTATTGACATCCAGCACACCGATAACAGGGGGAGAGGAGGGAATGCTTTCTCTGATCTTGCAATCCCTCTATTTAGGCCAACTAGGAGTGATTGTTGCCAGCGCAAGTTATTTCGGACAAGAATATTCACAATCTGTCTTACGAACAACCCTTCTTACCCAACCATACAGAGTAAAATTATTATTTACGAAATTCGTGAATATTACTGTAATTATTGTTCTTACAGGAATCGTTTCGAGTCTGCTTGGTTTAATTGTTTTATTCTTGCAACATGACTTGGAATGGACAAATTCTTTCGGATTACGGTTACTTGAAAGTGTCTCTCTTGCCATGCTTAGTTGGATTCTATTAGCTTGGATTACGTCAGCATTATCCATTATCACCAAATCGCTGATCACACCGATTGCGATCATGCTCCCGCTTATTTTGGGACTAAGCCAAATGTTGTTACAAGTTTTTCAGTTAGCAAAGTATTTACCTACGCTTGCTGTGATGAATATTTATACCGTAGCTTCAGTGGGAATTTATTTGGATGAGTGGTTGGGCCTAGGGGTTCAGCTTTTGTGGGCGGTGGTGTTGGTCGGGATTGCGGGTTGGTTGTTTGCGTGGAGGGGCGTGCGTTGA
- the rplM gene encoding 50S ribosomal protein L13, with amino-acid sequence MRTTYMAKPNEVERKWYVVDAADQTLGRLASEVASILRGKYKPTYTPHVDTGDFVIIINANQIKLTGNKMNQKEYVRHSGFPGGLKVLTAAEMLARRPERMIELAVRGMLPKGTLGRQQLTKLKVYAGAEHPHAAQKPEVWELRG; translated from the coding sequence ATGCGTACCACATATATGGCCAAGCCAAATGAAGTTGAGCGCAAATGGTATGTTGTTGATGCAGCAGACCAAACTCTTGGCCGCTTAGCTTCCGAAGTTGCTTCCATTCTTCGTGGCAAATATAAGCCTACCTATACTCCCCATGTGGATACAGGTGATTTCGTAATCATTATCAATGCGAATCAAATTAAATTAACAGGTAACAAAATGAACCAAAAAGAGTATGTCCGTCACTCTGGTTTCCCAGGCGGATTAAAGGTTCTAACAGCTGCCGAAATGTTAGCCAGAAGACCTGAGCGGATGATTGAATTGGCTGTACGCGGCATGCTACCAAAAGGTACACTCGGACGTCAACAATTAACTAAGTTAAAAGTATATGCAGGTGCAGAACATCCCCATGCAGCACAAAAACCTGAAGTATGGGAACTTCGTGGATAA
- the rplQ gene encoding 50S ribosomal protein L17, giving the protein MAYQKLGRDSSARKALFRDLVTDLIIYERIETTEAKAKEVRSIAEKMITLAKRGDLHARRQVATFVRKEVADEANGQDAIQKLFDDIAKKYEDRQGGYTRIIKIGPRRGDGAEMVYLELV; this is encoded by the coding sequence ATGGCATACCAAAAATTAGGGCGCGATTCATCTGCGCGAAAAGCCCTATTTCGCGATCTGGTTACAGACCTAATCATCTATGAGCGCATTGAAACTACTGAAGCCAAGGCTAAAGAAGTGCGCTCCATCGCAGAAAAAATGATTACATTAGCTAAACGGGGCGATTTGCACGCACGTCGCCAAGTGGCTACCTTTGTTCGTAAAGAGGTTGCGGATGAAGCTAATGGCCAAGATGCCATTCAAAAACTGTTTGACGACATCGCTAAGAAGTACGAAGATCGTCAAGGCGGTTATACCCGTATTATTAAAATTGGACCACGCCGTGGAGACGGTGCAGAAATGGTCTACCTCGAATTAGTCTAA
- a CDS encoding energy-coupling factor transporter transmembrane component T family protein translates to MLEQITIGQYIKGDSAIHRLDPRTKLLFVFFYVMVIFLVNNWSTNLFMIAISLLIAWMSQVPGGYLLRGLKPILWIVLLTALLHILMTHEGEILFAWGWLQIYEKGVIQAVAISIRLILLMLIASLLTLTTSPMDLTDGMENLLRPFARLGLPAHELALMMSIALRFIPTLLEETEKIVKAQTSRGVNFQSGSLLKRAKSMVPILIPLFLSAFRRADELSLAMEARCYHGGAGRTRRKQMHFSRLDGLALLFALLLLLGLMLLRRWG, encoded by the coding sequence ATGCTCGAACAAATCACCATTGGTCAATATATTAAAGGCGACTCTGCCATCCATCGACTAGACCCAAGGACAAAGCTACTCTTTGTTTTTTTCTATGTGATGGTGATTTTTTTAGTCAATAATTGGAGTACGAACCTCTTTATGATCGCCATATCCTTGCTCATCGCCTGGATGTCTCAAGTACCAGGAGGCTATCTTCTTCGCGGCTTGAAGCCCATTCTTTGGATCGTGCTTTTGACTGCCCTACTGCATATTCTTATGACCCATGAAGGAGAGATCTTATTCGCTTGGGGTTGGCTACAGATTTATGAGAAGGGTGTTATTCAAGCGGTTGCCATCAGTATACGTCTCATCCTATTAATGCTTATCGCTTCCTTACTTACATTGACCACGTCCCCCATGGACTTGACCGATGGGATGGAAAATTTGCTCCGACCATTTGCAAGGTTGGGACTGCCAGCGCATGAGCTAGCTCTCATGATGTCCATTGCTTTACGATTTATCCCCACGCTTTTGGAGGAGACAGAAAAAATCGTAAAGGCACAGACCTCACGAGGGGTCAATTTTCAAAGTGGGTCATTATTAAAGCGGGCAAAAAGCATGGTCCCGATTCTTATACCGCTGTTTCTCAGTGCTTTTCGCCGTGCCGATGAACTTTCCTTAGCCATGGAAGCAAGATGTTATCATGGCGGAGCGGGGAGAACACGACGTAAGCAGATGCATTTCTCCCGACTGGATGGCTTGGCTCTCCTCTTTGCTCTCCTCTTACTGCTAGGATTAATGCTCTTGAGGAGGTGGGGATAA
- the rpsM gene encoding 30S ribosomal protein S13, whose amino-acid sequence MARIAGVDLPRDKQVEVALTYIFGIGRSTAQQILKAANVSADTRVRDLTEDEVARLREYIDKHVKVEGDLRREVALNIKRLVEIGSYRGLRHRRGLPVRGQRSKTNARTRKGPARTVANKKK is encoded by the coding sequence ATGGCACGTATTGCTGGTGTAGACTTACCACGTGATAAGCAAGTTGAAGTTGCTCTTACGTACATTTTCGGGATTGGTCGGTCTACGGCTCAACAAATTTTAAAAGCAGCCAATGTGAGCGCAGATACACGAGTTCGCGACCTTACAGAGGATGAAGTGGCTCGTCTGCGTGAATATATTGATAAACACGTCAAAGTTGAAGGTGACCTTCGTCGTGAAGTAGCCCTCAATATTAAACGTTTAGTAGAGATTGGTTCCTATCGTGGACTTCGTCATCGTCGTGGTTTACCAGTTCGTGGTCAACGTAGTAAAACCAATGCACGTACGCGTAAAGGTCCTGCTCGTACAGTAGCAAACAAGAAAAAATAA
- the rpsK gene encoding 30S ribosomal protein S11: MAKAKATKTVRTKRRDRKNVESGVAHIRSTFNNTIVTITDPHGNAISWASAGGLGFRGSRKSTPFAAQMAAETAAKAAMEHGMKQVEVMVKGPGSGREAAIRSLQAAGLEINAIKDVTPIPHNGCRPPKRRRV; encoded by the coding sequence ATGGCTAAAGCGAAAGCTACTAAAACAGTTCGTACAAAACGTCGTGACCGGAAGAACGTAGAATCTGGCGTAGCTCATATCCGTAGCACGTTTAATAACACCATCGTGACGATTACAGACCCACATGGTAATGCCATCTCCTGGGCTAGTGCCGGTGGACTTGGCTTCAGAGGTTCTCGTAAGAGTACACCATTCGCAGCACAAATGGCTGCAGAAACTGCTGCTAAAGCTGCGATGGAGCATGGTATGAAACAGGTGGAAGTAATGGTGAAAGGTCCAGGGTCTGGTCGTGAGGCAGCTATCCGCTCCTTGCAAGCAGCTGGCTTGGAAATTAACGCAATCAAAGACGTTACACCAATTCCCCATAACGGCTGTCGCCCACCAAAACGTCGTCGTGTGTGA
- a CDS encoding ABC transporter ATP-binding protein produces MTNQPNNIVISHVNKRHGNKEILKDVSFEAKQGRITAFLGPNGAGKSSTLRILLGLDRSTGTATFGGRNYVTFDTPLKVVGAAFDGIGGNLSRKVKTHLKIIAQSNGIPKSRVAEVLKIVGLSDKGNARLGTLSLGEGQRLGLTAALLGNPQYLVLDEPTNGLDPTGIRWFRKFIRQQADLGKTVLLSSHLLSEVEAVADDVVIIDHGKIIATGGLHQVMKNLESLEDVFFSLTEEDETIDENFL; encoded by the coding sequence GTGACGAATCAGCCAAACAACATTGTTATCTCACATGTAAACAAGCGACATGGAAACAAAGAGATTTTAAAAGATGTGTCCTTTGAAGCGAAACAAGGGAGAATCACAGCTTTTCTCGGGCCAAATGGTGCAGGAAAAAGTTCAACACTCCGTATTTTGTTAGGACTGGATCGTTCAACAGGCACGGCAACTTTTGGCGGAAGAAATTATGTAACATTTGATACGCCATTGAAAGTGGTTGGAGCAGCATTTGACGGGATAGGCGGCAATCTTTCGAGAAAGGTAAAAACCCATCTGAAAATCATCGCACAAAGTAACGGCATTCCTAAAAGTCGTGTAGCAGAAGTATTGAAAATCGTCGGGTTATCGGATAAAGGTAACGCGAGGCTCGGAACGTTATCCTTGGGTGAGGGGCAGCGGCTTGGGCTGACAGCAGCACTGTTGGGTAACCCACAATATCTTGTCCTCGATGAACCAACGAATGGACTGGATCCAACAGGAATTCGCTGGTTTCGAAAGTTTATTCGTCAGCAAGCGGACTTGGGAAAGACCGTTTTGCTGTCGTCCCATCTTCTTTCGGAAGTGGAAGCTGTAGCAGATGATGTCGTGATTATTGATCATGGAAAAATCATCGCAACGGGTGGGCTTCATCAGGTGATGAAGAATCTGGAATCATTGGAAGACGTGTTCTTTTCGCTTACAGAAGAAGATGAGACAATAGATGAAAACTTTCTCTAG
- a CDS encoding energy-coupling factor transporter ATPase, translating into MEPIIRLENVSFSYEQQGEKIDALKQINLEILPGEYVSILGHNGSGKSTLAKLLNGLLLPSEGKVWVNGYSTHDEASIWTIRQQVGMVFQNPDNQIVAATVEDDIAFGMENLGLPPALMEERIDEALRTVQLDAYRHAEPHYLSGGQKQRVAIAGIFAMRPTIMVLDEATSMLDPQGRKEVLQVARRLNDEEGMTVIQITHDMREAFQSQRLIVMEAGQIVMTGKPDEIFQQVERLQQLHLEVPFVYQLSDELRKVGIPVGHAEGSMEKLVEELCKLR; encoded by the coding sequence ATGGAGCCAATAATCCGCCTAGAGAATGTAAGCTTCAGCTATGAGCAACAAGGTGAGAAGATCGATGCATTGAAACAGATTAATCTAGAGATTCTGCCTGGAGAGTACGTCTCCATCTTAGGACATAATGGTTCAGGTAAATCCACCTTGGCGAAGCTGCTCAACGGCCTACTCCTCCCCTCAGAGGGCAAGGTGTGGGTGAATGGGTACTCTACGCATGATGAAGCGAGCATCTGGACCATTCGTCAGCAAGTAGGGATGGTCTTTCAGAATCCCGATAATCAGATTGTGGCTGCTACGGTAGAGGACGATATCGCTTTTGGTATGGAGAATCTAGGACTCCCCCCTGCACTCATGGAGGAACGGATTGATGAAGCACTACGCACCGTACAACTGGACGCATATCGTCATGCCGAGCCCCACTACTTGTCAGGTGGTCAGAAACAAAGAGTGGCTATTGCAGGCATTTTCGCCATGCGTCCTACCATTATGGTACTGGATGAAGCAACCTCCATGCTCGATCCTCAAGGTAGAAAAGAGGTATTACAGGTAGCTCGTCGCCTCAATGATGAGGAAGGCATGACAGTGATTCAGATTACTCATGATATGCGGGAGGCCTTCCAATCGCAACGACTCATTGTGATGGAGGCTGGACAGATTGTGATGACAGGGAAGCCGGATGAGATCTTTCAACAGGTTGAACGCTTGCAACAATTACATTTAGAGGTCCCCTTCGTATACCAACTGAGCGATGAACTACGGAAAGTGGGAATACCAGTTGGTCATGCTGAAGGGAGCATGGAGAAGTTGGTGGAGGAGCTATGCAAATTACGCTAA
- a CDS encoding DNA-directed RNA polymerase subunit alpha: MIEIEKPKVEIVECSEDGTYGKFVVEPLERGYGTTLGNSLRRILLSSLPGAAVTSVQIEGVLHEFSTIEGVVEDTTEIILNLKRLALRIHSQEEKILEIDGTGEGVITAADIRADSDVEILNPDLVICHLANKGQIHMRMTANRGRGYVPAERNKRDDQPIGVIPIDSLYSPVERANFHIENTRVGQVTNYDKLTLEVWTDGTLRPEETVSLGAKILTEHLNLFVSLTDEAQEAEIMIEKENDEKEKVLEMTIEELELSVRSYNCLKRAGINTVQELTQKTEEDMMKVRNLGRKSLEEVVEKLRELGLSLRTED, from the coding sequence ATGATCGAAATAGAAAAGCCAAAAGTGGAGATCGTCGAATGTTCTGAGGATGGAACATATGGGAAGTTCGTGGTAGAGCCTCTTGAGCGCGGCTATGGTACAACGCTAGGAAATTCCTTGCGCCGTATCCTGCTCTCTTCATTACCAGGAGCTGCTGTTACTTCTGTGCAAATTGAAGGGGTTCTTCACGAATTCTCTACCATTGAAGGTGTAGTAGAAGATACTACCGAAATCATTCTCAATTTAAAACGATTAGCGCTTCGTATCCACTCACAAGAAGAAAAAATTCTCGAAATTGATGGTACAGGTGAAGGAGTCATTACTGCAGCCGACATTCGTGCGGATAGTGATGTGGAAATCCTGAATCCTGATCTAGTTATTTGCCATCTGGCTAATAAAGGGCAGATTCATATGCGAATGACTGCCAATCGTGGACGTGGATATGTCCCTGCAGAGCGTAATAAGCGGGATGACCAACCCATTGGTGTAATTCCTATTGACTCCCTCTATTCACCAGTAGAACGTGCTAACTTTCATATAGAGAACACACGTGTTGGGCAAGTAACCAATTATGATAAGTTGACATTGGAAGTCTGGACTGACGGGACCTTGCGACCCGAGGAAACAGTTAGTCTTGGAGCCAAGATCTTAACAGAACACCTGAATCTATTTGTTTCCTTGACAGATGAAGCACAAGAAGCAGAGATTATGATCGAGAAAGAGAACGATGAGAAAGAGAAAGTTCTTGAAATGACCATTGAAGAACTGGAATTGTCTGTTCGTTCATATAATTGCTTAAAACGTGCTGGTATCAATACTGTTCAAGAACTAACGCAGAAAACAGAAGAAGATATGATGAAGGTTCGTAATTTGGGACGGAAGTCTTTGGAGGAAGTTGTAGAAAAGCTTCGTGAATTAGGCTTAAGTCTCCGAACCGAAGACTAA